A DNA window from Vigna angularis cultivar LongXiaoDou No.4 chromosome 1, ASM1680809v1, whole genome shotgun sequence contains the following coding sequences:
- the LOC108326353 gene encoding guanine nucleotide-binding protein subunit beta-like protein has protein sequence MAQISTTNGGSDEVGVPVVVAFIAIEREASTTTASSASSFVTPASTSLTTTTATTSSLAASPSSRSPTPASSQPSAPPPTTSPSSKTSSSTCTLSASSPTFGPSTLTSASYAATILVYNALIDGFCRMGRVDKVMKIKAFMSHNGCVPDLVTYNILLNYCCDEGMVDDALRMVETMERSGAEPDLYSYNDNGRLWLKWLYSTVKVLQRGGTVVLSKPYQDVVLSSDGQFALFGSWDGELRLWDLAAGTSVRRFVGHTKDVLSVAFSIDNRQIVSASRDRTIKLWNTLGECKYIIQDSDAHSDWVSYVRFSPSTLQPTIVSASWDRTVKVWNLTNCKLRNTLAGHSGYVNTVVVSLDGSLCASGGKDGVILLWDLAEGKRLYSLDVVGFRCRFCWGCSGERREAEKGGWDGIGGRI, from the exons ATGGCCCAAATCAGCACTACAAATGGTGGATCCGACGAGGTTGGAGTGCCTGTAGTTGTTGCGTTCATAGCTATAGAGAGAGAAG CGTCGACTACAACCGCTTCATCGGCGTCCTCATTCGTCACTCCCGCCTCCACCTCGCTCACCACTACTACCGCCACCACGTCATCCCTCGCGGCTTCTCCCTCCTCCCGTTCACCTACTCCCGCTTCATCTCAGCCCTCTGCTCCTCCCCCAACAACCTCCCCGTCATCCAAGACCTCCTCCTCGACTTGCACGCTCTCGGCTTCGTCCCCGACATTTGGGCCTTCAACACTTACCTCAGCTTCTTATGCCGCCACAATCTTGGTTTACAATGCTTTGATTGATGGGTTTTGTAGAATGGGAAGGGTTGATAAGGTGATGAAGATTAAAGCGTTTATGAGCCACAATGGGTGTGTGCCAGATTTGGTTACTTATAATATACTGTTGAATTACTGTTGTGACGAGGGGATGGTGGATGATGCCTTGCGGATGGTGGAGACAATGGAGCGGAGCGGGGCGGAGCCGGATTTGTATAGCTATAATGACAATGGAAGGTTATGGCTTAAATGGTTATATAGCACGGTGAAGGTTCTG CAACGTGGTGGAACTGTGGTACTATCAAAACCATATCAGGATGTTGTTCTATCTTCTGACGGACAGTTTGCGCTTTTCGGCTCCTGGGACGGCGAGCTCCGCCTCTGGGACCTTGCAGCCGGCACCTCCGTGCGCCGTTTTGTTGGACACACCAAGGACGTCCTCTCTGTGGCGTTCTCCATTGACAACCGTCAGATCGTGTCGGCCTCGCGTGACCGcacaatcaaattgtggaatACCCTTGGTGAATGCAAGTACATCATTCAAGACAGTGATGCTCATTCTGATTGGGTTAGCTATGTGCGTTTCAGCCCTAGCACTCTTCAGCCGACTATTGTGTCTGCATCTTGGGACCGCACTGTTAAGGTGTGGAACCTCACGAACTGCAAGCTAAGAAATACCCTTGCTGGACACAGTGGGTATGTGAACACTGTTGTTGTTTCTCTCGATGGTTCTCTGTGTGCCAGTGGTGGAAAAGATGGAGTTATTTTGCTGTGGGATTTGGCTGAGGGTAAGCGTCTCTACTCTCTCGATGTTGTGGGATTTCGCTGTCGTTTCTGCTGGGGCTGCTCCGGGGAGCGGCGGGAGGCGGAGAAAGGGGGGTGGGATGGTATTGGGGGAAGAATTTGA